A part of Solicola gregarius genomic DNA contains:
- a CDS encoding phosphotransferase, whose translation MVETRDPTIASLDAISMLAGPRTVEELSGGLTNRNLKVTTPTGTYVVRCSRSDTALLGIDRDAEHANSRSAELAGVGAPVLDYRPDLGMLVIGYIDGITYDNASFQRTGIVARAAAACRTLHSGPAFVAEFNMFDRQARYLAIVRERGFPLPPGYEEFNERFARMRTALDVRPDPLVPCNNDLLAGNFVDDGDKLWLIDYEYSGNNDACFELGNIGTECDLDTDQLDELVTEYYGRPLRGKFARTRLQAIASQYGWSLWGAIQDATSPLDFDFHAWSMERYERAAAAFSSNTFGILLEEAQRVD comes from the coding sequence ATGGTCGAGACACGGGACCCGACGATCGCCTCCCTCGATGCCATCTCGATGCTGGCCGGGCCGCGCACCGTCGAGGAACTCTCCGGCGGCCTGACCAACCGCAACCTCAAGGTGACGACCCCCACCGGAACGTACGTCGTCCGCTGCAGCAGAAGTGACACCGCGCTGCTCGGCATCGACCGCGACGCGGAGCACGCCAACTCGCGCTCCGCCGAGCTCGCCGGGGTGGGCGCACCGGTGCTCGACTATCGGCCGGATCTCGGCATGCTCGTGATCGGCTACATCGACGGCATCACGTACGACAACGCGAGCTTCCAACGCACCGGCATCGTCGCCCGCGCCGCCGCTGCCTGCCGCACGCTGCACTCGGGCCCCGCGTTCGTCGCCGAGTTCAACATGTTCGACCGGCAGGCGCGCTACCTGGCCATCGTGCGCGAGCGGGGCTTTCCGCTTCCGCCGGGGTACGAGGAGTTCAACGAGAGGTTCGCGCGGATGCGCACCGCTCTCGACGTACGCCCCGATCCCCTGGTGCCGTGCAACAACGACCTGCTCGCCGGCAACTTCGTCGACGACGGCGACAAGCTGTGGCTGATCGACTACGAGTACTCCGGCAACAACGACGCCTGCTTCGAGCTCGGCAACATCGGCACCGAGTGCGACCTGGACACGGACCAGCTCGACGAGCTCGTCACGGAGTACTACGGCCGCCCGCTGCGGGGCAAGTTCGCCCGCACGCGGCTGCAGGCGATCGCCTCGCAGTACGGCTGGTCGCTGTGGGGCGCGATCCAGGATGCGACGAGCCCGCTCGACTTCGACTTCCACGCCTGGAGCATGGAGCGGTACGAGCGGGCGGCCGCGGCGTTCTCGTCCAACACGTTCGGCATCCTTCTCGAGGAGGCGCAACGAGTTGACTAG
- a CDS encoding LapA family protein gives MTEQHDRGQGTPLRIRPKTVIGVVIAVLALVFVFQNTGKGQVDFLFWSVSMPAWIWLLVIFAAGVVVGSNFPWLRRRRAKDPG, from the coding sequence ATGACCGAACAGCACGATCGAGGCCAAGGCACGCCGCTCCGGATCCGCCCGAAGACCGTCATCGGGGTCGTCATCGCCGTCCTCGCGCTCGTCTTCGTCTTCCAGAACACCGGCAAGGGGCAGGTCGACTTCCTGTTCTGGAGTGTGTCCATGCCGGCCTGGATCTGGCTGCTGGTGATCTTCGCGGCCGGCGTCGTGGTCGGTTCCAACTTCCCGTGGCTGCGGCGTCGGCGGGCAAAAGATCCGGGTTGA
- a CDS encoding HAD family hydrolase — protein sequence MNDERAVIFDFNGTLCDDEPILFEIFTRLFERHLGVRLTHADYYGRLAGRSDREIVETVVHAHRRTGADALVERLLALRGDHYRARTAESSPVREPTVALVRALADRLVPLAIVTGAQRRDVEHVLARAGIADAFTAIVAAEDVRAGKPDPAGMLLAAAAVGVRPARTVVFEDSLAGIGAARAAGMRCIAVAGTHDRGMLKSAGVPIVDELAPRLLDSPAYLAGDSGSVDDATELVERVEL from the coding sequence GTGAACGACGAACGCGCGGTGATCTTCGACTTCAACGGGACACTGTGCGACGACGAGCCGATCCTGTTCGAGATCTTCACCCGGCTGTTCGAGCGGCACCTCGGCGTGCGGCTGACGCATGCCGACTACTACGGGCGGCTCGCGGGCCGCAGCGATCGCGAGATCGTGGAGACGGTCGTCCACGCGCACCGGCGTACCGGCGCCGACGCGCTGGTCGAACGGCTGCTCGCGCTCCGTGGCGATCACTACCGCGCCCGTACGGCCGAGTCGTCGCCCGTCCGCGAACCGACCGTAGCGCTTGTCCGAGCGTTAGCGGATCGCCTTGTGCCGTTGGCGATCGTGACCGGCGCTCAACGCCGCGACGTCGAGCACGTGCTCGCACGCGCCGGGATCGCGGACGCGTTCACCGCCATCGTCGCCGCGGAGGACGTACGCGCCGGCAAGCCGGATCCCGCGGGCATGTTGCTCGCCGCGGCGGCCGTGGGCGTACGCCCAGCGAGGACCGTCGTGTTCGAGGACTCACTCGCGGGCATCGGTGCTGCCCGGGCGGCCGGGATGCGCTGCATCGCGGTCGCCGGCACCCACGACCGGGGCATGCTGAAATCCGCCGGCGTCCCCATTGTCGATGAACTTGCTCCCCGCTTGCTCGACTCGCCGGCGTACCTCGCCGGTGACTCAGGTTCCGTCGACGATGCGACGGAGCTGGTCGAGCGAGTTGAGCTGTGA
- a CDS encoding GntR family transcriptional regulator, with product MRTLTVDDNAFASKPDLRTAGREPSHARIEQWLAGMIADGALSTGDKLPPEGELAAAVGVSRMTLRQSLAALEQRELLERRRGRGGGTFVARPRIECDLTGLPGFTEQMRRAHVRAGARMVTARARPAPPEVSAALKLPAASEVYEIVRVRLADREPLALEETYLSAEAFPGLLERRLTGSLYSLMRRAYRLAPHSAREWLEPVVATDEQARLLEAATGAPLMLVTRTAYTESGMPVEFAYDRYRADRTRIALRTSIAGPAAVEPFRVEIRR from the coding sequence GTGAGGACACTCACCGTCGACGACAACGCATTCGCGTCGAAGCCCGACCTTCGGACGGCCGGCCGGGAGCCGTCGCATGCTCGCATCGAGCAGTGGCTCGCGGGCATGATCGCCGACGGCGCGCTGTCGACCGGCGACAAGCTTCCGCCCGAAGGCGAGCTCGCCGCCGCGGTGGGCGTCAGCAGGATGACGCTGCGCCAGTCGCTTGCGGCACTCGAGCAACGCGAGCTGCTGGAGCGCCGTCGCGGTCGCGGCGGCGGCACGTTCGTCGCCCGACCGCGGATCGAGTGCGATCTCACCGGCCTGCCGGGCTTCACCGAGCAGATGCGCCGAGCACACGTACGAGCGGGCGCCCGGATGGTGACGGCGCGGGCGCGCCCGGCGCCGCCGGAGGTGTCGGCTGCGCTCAAGCTGCCGGCCGCATCCGAGGTCTACGAGATCGTCCGCGTCCGGCTGGCCGACCGAGAGCCCCTCGCCCTCGAGGAGACGTACCTGTCCGCCGAGGCGTTTCCCGGCCTGCTGGAGCGTCGCCTGACCGGGTCGCTCTACTCGCTGATGCGCCGCGCGTACCGCCTCGCGCCACACTCCGCCCGCGAATGGCTCGAGCCCGTCGTGGCAACCGACGAGCAGGCCCGGCTGCTCGAGGCAGCTACCGGCGCACCCCTGATGCTGGTCACCCGAACCGCGTATACGGAGTCCGGGATGCCGGTCGAGTTCGCGTACGATCGCTATCGCGCCGATCGCACCAGGATCGCCCTACGCACGAGCATCGCCGGCCCGGCGGCCGTCGAACCGTTTCGGGTCGAGATTCGCCGCTGA
- a CDS encoding GcvT family protein, translating into MSDRNEAGRDAEAREPATGRETRPELPARARVVIIGGGVIGTSVAYHLTKLGWTDVVLLEQGELSCGTTWHAAGLVGQLRASESGTRLVQYSTQLYAELEDEVGLSAGYQRCGGVTVARTPDRMMQLRRTAATAEAYGLECELLTPAQTQDRYPAMQVDDLVGGIWLPGDGKANPTDLTMALAKGARMRGATIVERVRVTGIGVEDAAVTSVRTDRGDLEAEIVVNCAGQWAKQLADAVGVTVPLHSAEHFYVVTDQLDGVHPDLPILRDPDGYTYFKEEVGGLVVGGFEPNAKPWRSPDDLPYPFEFQLLDEDWEHFSILMHSAVERIPALADAGIRKFYNGPESFTPDNQFILGEAPTLRNYFVGAGFNSVGIASAGGAGRALAEWIVAGQPTMDLLAVDIRRFARFNGNNRWLRSRVAEILGLHYAIPWPNRELETARPFRRSPLHDRLAEQNACFGSRMGWERPNYFAPPGEDSAIEYAWGKQNWLPWSAAEQRATRTAVAVFDQTSFSKYLVTGRDAVAALQWICTNDVDVPVGRAVYTGLLNERGTYESDLTVTRTGPHTYLLVSSSATTERDQDWIRKNVPAGADVHIVDVTSAYAVFGVMGPRSRDVLSRLSDADLGDGAFGFGDSRELTIGSATVRATRITYVGELGWELYVPAEFAVGVYEDLMSAGSDLGVANAGYYAIESMRLEKGYRAFGRELTPDYGPVEAGLTFACKLKTDIDFLGREAVEKAKAAGPRRRLVSFVVSDAEPMLWGGELLLRDGGAAGIVTSAAWAAATGACVGLAYVSAPDGVVANRDWVGGGTYSVDVGGTTYPVEVSLRPPYDPANERIR; encoded by the coding sequence ATGAGTGACCGCAACGAAGCCGGTCGGGATGCGGAGGCACGCGAGCCGGCGACGGGTCGGGAGACGCGGCCTGAACTACCCGCGCGGGCGCGCGTGGTGATCATCGGTGGCGGTGTGATCGGTACCAGCGTCGCGTACCACCTGACCAAGCTCGGCTGGACCGATGTCGTGCTGCTCGAGCAGGGTGAGCTGTCGTGCGGTACGACCTGGCACGCCGCCGGTCTCGTCGGCCAGCTGCGCGCGTCGGAGAGTGGCACCCGGCTCGTGCAGTACTCGACCCAGCTGTACGCCGAGCTCGAGGACGAGGTCGGGCTCAGCGCCGGCTACCAGCGCTGTGGCGGCGTCACCGTTGCGCGGACGCCCGATCGGATGATGCAGCTGCGTCGTACGGCGGCGACCGCCGAGGCGTACGGGCTCGAGTGCGAGCTACTCACACCGGCGCAGACGCAGGACCGCTACCCCGCCATGCAGGTCGACGATCTCGTCGGCGGTATCTGGCTGCCCGGCGACGGTAAGGCCAACCCGACCGACCTGACGATGGCACTGGCCAAGGGCGCCCGCATGCGTGGCGCGACGATCGTCGAGCGCGTACGCGTGACGGGCATCGGCGTCGAGGATGCAGCGGTGACATCGGTCCGTACCGACCGTGGCGACCTCGAGGCGGAGATCGTCGTCAACTGTGCCGGCCAGTGGGCCAAGCAGCTCGCCGATGCCGTTGGCGTCACCGTGCCGCTGCACTCGGCAGAGCACTTCTACGTCGTGACCGACCAGCTCGACGGCGTCCATCCGGATCTCCCCATCCTGCGCGACCCGGACGGCTACACCTACTTCAAGGAGGAGGTCGGCGGACTGGTCGTGGGCGGCTTCGAACCGAACGCCAAACCCTGGCGTTCGCCGGACGACCTGCCGTACCCGTTCGAGTTCCAGCTGCTCGACGAGGACTGGGAGCACTTCTCGATCCTGATGCACAGCGCCGTGGAGCGCATCCCGGCCCTCGCCGACGCCGGCATCCGCAAGTTCTACAACGGACCCGAGAGCTTCACGCCGGACAACCAGTTCATCCTCGGTGAGGCGCCGACCCTGCGAAACTACTTCGTCGGTGCCGGTTTCAACTCGGTCGGCATCGCCTCCGCCGGGGGCGCCGGCCGTGCCTTGGCCGAGTGGATCGTCGCGGGCCAACCGACGATGGACCTGCTCGCGGTCGACATCCGGCGCTTCGCCCGGTTCAACGGCAACAACCGGTGGCTACGCTCGCGGGTCGCGGAGATCCTCGGGCTCCACTACGCGATCCCGTGGCCGAATCGAGAGCTCGAGACGGCACGCCCCTTTCGCCGCTCGCCTCTGCACGACCGCCTTGCCGAGCAGAACGCGTGTTTCGGCAGCCGGATGGGATGGGAGCGCCCGAACTACTTCGCACCACCGGGCGAGGATTCGGCGATCGAGTACGCGTGGGGAAAGCAGAACTGGCTGCCGTGGTCGGCCGCCGAGCAGCGTGCGACCCGCACCGCGGTGGCGGTCTTCGACCAGACGTCGTTCTCGAAGTATCTCGTCACCGGCCGAGACGCGGTCGCCGCTCTGCAGTGGATCTGCACCAACGACGTCGACGTGCCCGTCGGCCGCGCCGTCTACACAGGACTGCTGAACGAGCGCGGCACGTACGAGTCGGACCTGACCGTGACGCGCACCGGCCCCCACACGTACCTGCTGGTCAGCAGCTCGGCGACCACCGAACGCGACCAGGACTGGATCCGCAAGAACGTCCCCGCGGGTGCCGATGTGCACATCGTGGACGTCACCTCGGCGTACGCGGTGTTCGGCGTGATGGGCCCACGCTCGCGGGACGTGCTGTCCCGGCTGAGCGATGCGGACCTCGGCGACGGCGCGTTCGGGTTCGGCGACAGCCGCGAGCTGACGATCGGGAGCGCCACGGTGCGGGCGACGCGCATCACGTACGTCGGCGAGCTGGGGTGGGAGCTGTACGTTCCGGCCGAGTTCGCCGTCGGCGTGTACGAAGACCTGATGTCGGCCGGCTCCGACCTCGGCGTCGCCAACGCCGGGTACTACGCGATCGAGTCGATGAGGCTCGAGAAGGGGTACCGCGCGTTCGGCCGCGAGCTGACCCCCGACTACGGGCCGGTCGAGGCGGGGCTCACGTTCGCCTGCAAGCTCAAGACCGACATCGACTTCCTCGGCAGGGAGGCGGTCGAGAAGGCGAAGGCCGCCGGCCCCAGGCGCAGGCTGGTCTCGTTCGTCGTCTCCGATGCCGAGCCCATGCTGTGGGGCGGCGAGCTGCTGCTGCGCGACGGCGGCGCGGCGGGCATCGTCACGTCCGCCGCCTGGGCCGCGGCGACCGGTGCGTGCGTCGGGCTCGCGTATGTCTCGGCGCCGGATGGCGTGGTCGCGAACCGCGACTGGGTAGGTGGCGGCACGTACTCCGTCGACGTCGGTGGCACGACGTACCCGGTCGAGGTGTCGCTGCGGCCTCCGTACGACCCGGCGAACGAGCGGATCCGCTGA
- a CDS encoding ABC transporter substrate-binding protein → MNFAVRRTAALLATGLFALAGCGSDSSDADSGGGATGDASAYPVTVETSFGSVEIEEPPERVVTIGFSDQDFALALGVEPVGVREFLGYDAPNRPWAPVSVRGKEIPTVGAEELDVEDVAALQPDLILGLNSYIDEQTYDLLDDIAPTVAEPETAAPTWQDQTLTTGKALGLEDEAEALVAETKQRFATVREEHPEFDGASAAFGFGVGSGAVYAMGTDDYRTGWLTDLGFELPDKSGELSEEKLEPLDQDVLAIEAANQDLTGSELFQSLDVVESNRTVDLGQFSDDFAGALGFNSPLSLPYVLEVAVPRLAAATDDDPSTKPAPYPKD, encoded by the coding sequence ATGAATTTTGCCGTACGCCGCACCGCGGCCCTCCTCGCCACCGGCCTGTTCGCGCTCGCAGGTTGCGGATCCGACTCGTCCGACGCTGACTCCGGTGGCGGCGCGACCGGCGATGCCTCTGCGTACCCGGTGACCGTGGAGACCTCGTTCGGATCGGTCGAGATCGAGGAACCGCCGGAGCGGGTCGTCACGATCGGGTTCAGCGACCAGGACTTCGCCCTCGCGCTCGGCGTCGAACCCGTCGGCGTACGGGAGTTCCTCGGGTACGACGCGCCGAACCGGCCATGGGCGCCGGTGAGCGTACGGGGCAAGGAGATCCCGACCGTCGGAGCCGAGGAGCTCGATGTCGAGGACGTCGCGGCGTTGCAGCCCGACCTGATCCTTGGACTGAACTCCTACATCGACGAGCAGACGTACGACCTGCTCGACGACATCGCGCCGACGGTTGCCGAACCCGAGACCGCCGCTCCGACGTGGCAGGACCAGACGCTGACCACCGGAAAGGCGCTCGGGCTCGAGGACGAGGCCGAGGCGCTCGTGGCGGAGACGAAGCAGAGGTTCGCGACGGTGCGCGAGGAGCATCCCGAGTTCGACGGTGCGAGTGCCGCGTTCGGATTCGGCGTCGGGTCCGGCGCGGTGTACGCGATGGGTACCGACGACTACCGCACCGGGTGGCTCACCGACCTCGGCTTCGAGCTGCCCGATAAGAGTGGCGAGCTGAGCGAGGAGAAGCTGGAACCGCTCGACCAGGACGTTCTCGCGATCGAAGCCGCCAACCAGGATCTCACCGGCAGCGAGCTGTTCCAGAGCCTCGACGTCGTCGAGTCGAACCGCACCGTCGACCTCGGTCAGTTCTCCGACGACTTCGCGGGCGCGCTCGGCTTCAACAGTCCGCTGAGCCTGCCGTACGTACTCGAGGTGGCGGTGCCGCGGCTGGCGGCGGCGACCGACGACGACCCGTCGACCAAGCCCGCGCCATACCCGAAGGACTAG
- the rpsR gene encoding 30S ribosomal protein S18 — MAKPVIRKPKKKQNPLLTAGVTYIDYKDTALLRKFISDRGKIRARRVTGVSVQEQRKIATAIKNAREMALLPYTSTTR; from the coding sequence ATGGCTAAGCCAGTCATCCGCAAGCCGAAGAAGAAGCAGAATCCTCTGCTCACGGCGGGCGTGACCTATATCGATTACAAGGACACCGCGCTGCTGCGCAAGTTCATCTCCGACCGGGGCAAGATCCGCGCCCGTCGCGTGACCGGCGTGTCCGTCCAGGAGCAGCGCAAGATCGCCACCGCGATCAAGAACGCCCGCGAGATGGCGCTGCTGCCGTACACCTCGACCACCCGCTGA
- a CDS encoding deoxyribonuclease IV yields MTSAGSTSDAVSIGAHVDQTDPIAEARARGADLVQIFLGDPQGYKGPEWAHAGGSEGLKADAEAAGIDLYVHAPYLINVATTNNRIRIPSRKLLQQHVDAAASIGAKGLIVHGGHVNKTDDPEKGFDNWRKAIAATDIKLPVLIENTAGGDNAMTRYLERIARVWDAISAAEGFEQVGFCLDTCHAHAGGNPLDTVVDDVRAITGRIDLVHCNDSRDEFDSGADRHANLGAGLIDPDLLAGVVRDAGAPVVCETPGDADEHGADIAWLRERLA; encoded by the coding sequence ATGACCTCCGCCGGCAGCACCTCCGACGCCGTCTCGATCGGTGCCCACGTCGACCAGACCGACCCGATCGCCGAGGCGAGAGCGCGAGGTGCCGACCTCGTGCAGATCTTCCTCGGTGACCCGCAGGGTTACAAGGGCCCGGAGTGGGCGCACGCCGGCGGCTCGGAGGGGCTCAAGGCCGATGCGGAGGCGGCCGGGATCGATCTCTACGTCCACGCGCCGTACCTGATCAACGTCGCCACCACCAACAACCGGATCCGGATCCCCAGCCGCAAGCTGCTCCAGCAGCACGTCGACGCCGCCGCCTCGATCGGCGCCAAGGGACTGATCGTGCACGGTGGGCACGTCAACAAGACCGATGATCCCGAGAAGGGCTTCGACAACTGGCGTAAGGCCATCGCCGCGACCGACATCAAGCTGCCCGTGCTGATCGAGAACACCGCCGGCGGCGACAACGCCATGACCCGCTACCTGGAGCGGATCGCGCGGGTATGGGACGCGATCTCTGCGGCCGAGGGCTTCGAGCAGGTGGGGTTCTGCCTCGACACCTGCCACGCGCACGCGGGGGGCAACCCGTTGGACACCGTTGTCGACGACGTACGCGCGATCACCGGCCGCATCGACCTGGTGCATTGCAACGACAGCCGCGACGAGTTCGACTCCGGCGCCGACCGGCACGCCAATCTCGGCGCCGGTCTGATCGACCCCGACCTGCTGGCCGGGGTCGTTCGGGATGCAGGGGCACCGGTGGTCTGCGAGACTCCTGGTGACGCGGACGAACACGGCGCCGATATCGCCTGGCTACGTGAGCGCCTGGCGTAG
- a CDS encoding isocitrate lyase/PEP mutase family protein has product MPQTDRTERARAFARLHRATHPLVLPNAWDVSSALAVRRAGAAAVATTSAGHAWSLGRNDGGDLDVDGVVTLLARIVAAVDVPVTADIESGYADGQDALARNMAAILDTGVVGINIEDSDAGSLRAAADQAARIETVRRAAAAAGVPLFVNARIDTYFVDGFPDDERADQTLARATAYVDAGADGVFVPGLVDLPALSELTGALDVPVNVMLQPGAPSVADLAAAGVRRISVGPALHAVAVAAVEAAATELLGNGMYPV; this is encoded by the coding sequence ATGCCGCAAACCGATCGAACAGAACGTGCCCGGGCATTCGCCCGTCTGCATCGGGCGACCCATCCGCTCGTCCTCCCCAACGCCTGGGATGTCTCGTCGGCGCTCGCCGTACGACGGGCAGGTGCCGCTGCCGTCGCGACGACGAGCGCCGGGCATGCCTGGAGCCTCGGCCGGAACGACGGTGGCGATCTCGACGTCGACGGCGTCGTCACGCTCCTTGCCCGCATAGTCGCGGCGGTCGACGTCCCGGTGACGGCGGACATCGAGTCGGGGTACGCCGATGGTCAGGACGCGCTCGCCCGCAACATGGCGGCGATCCTCGACACCGGCGTCGTCGGCATCAACATCGAGGACTCCGATGCGGGATCGCTGCGCGCAGCTGCCGATCAGGCCGCCCGCATCGAGACGGTACGTCGGGCGGCCGCGGCCGCAGGCGTACCGCTGTTCGTCAATGCCCGCATCGACACGTACTTCGTCGACGGGTTCCCGGACGACGAGCGCGCAGACCAGACGCTCGCCCGCGCCACCGCGTACGTCGATGCGGGTGCGGACGGAGTGTTTGTGCCGGGGTTGGTCGACCTGCCGGCGCTGTCCGAGCTGACCGGCGCTCTCGACGTACCCGTCAACGTGATGCTGCAGCCGGGCGCTCCGAGTGTCGCCGACCTGGCCGCCGCCGGCGTCCGCCGGATCAGCGTCGGTCCGGCCCTCCACGCGGTCGCGGTCGCGGCAGTCGAGGCGGCGGCGACGGAGCTACTGGGCAACGGCATGTACCCGGTCTAG
- the rplI gene encoding 50S ribosomal protein L9, which translates to MKLILTHEVANLGAPGDVVEVKDGYGRNFLMPRGYALRWTRGAEKQIDSIKKARTVREVRDVAHAEEIRAQIEGVTLKLRERVGEGGRLFGSVTVSEIAAALKDQTGIDVDKRRIEVGNAIKSIGGHTVTVSIHDEVSAKLALDVAAAS; encoded by the coding sequence ATGAAGCTCATCCTCACCCACGAGGTCGCGAACCTCGGCGCACCCGGCGATGTCGTCGAGGTCAAGGACGGTTACGGTCGCAACTTCCTGATGCCGCGCGGGTACGCGCTGCGCTGGACCCGCGGCGCCGAGAAGCAGATCGACTCGATCAAGAAGGCACGCACGGTCCGCGAGGTCCGCGATGTCGCCCATGCCGAGGAGATCCGGGCGCAGATCGAGGGCGTCACGCTTAAGCTCCGCGAGCGGGTCGGCGAGGGCGGCCGGCTGTTCGGCTCGGTGACGGTCTCCGAGATCGCCGCCGCGCTCAAGGACCAGACCGGCATCGACGTCGACAAGCGTCGCATCGAGGTCGGCAACGCGATCAAGTCGATCGGTGGCCATACGGTCACGGTCTCGATCCACGACGAGGTGTCGGCCAAGCTGGCCCTCGATGTCGCCGCGGCCAGCTGA